The following proteins come from a genomic window of Paenibacillus swuensis:
- a CDS encoding HIRAN domain-containing protein — translation MEQLTYIAITGMQHHLGTGFVKPGQVIVLRKEPDNAFDQEAIKAEVTALGQIGYVANSPHTVPKGCKSAGRIYDTFEEHLSGVVRFVLKDTAIVECQR, via the coding sequence GTGGAACAACTAACGTATATTGCCATCACAGGCATGCAGCATCATCTCGGAACGGGGTTCGTAAAACCGGGGCAGGTGATTGTGCTGCGCAAGGAGCCGGATAATGCGTTCGATCAGGAGGCGATTAAGGCGGAGGTGACTGCGCTTGGTCAAATCGGTTATGTCGCCAACAGCCCTCATACAGTCCCTAAAGGTTGCAAAAGCGCCGGACGAATTTACGATACATTCGAGGAACATCTGAGCGGCGTAGTGCGGTTCGTGTTGAAGGATACGGCAATTGTGGAGTGTCAAAGGTAA
- a CDS encoding helix-turn-helix domain-containing protein, producing the protein MQDEQGQSMKQFCVAGSHAERIADVVKWIERDFNEPLQISKLSAAVNMSPSSLHHHFKEITAMSPLQFQKQVRLQEARRLLLSGDTEAADAGFGL; encoded by the coding sequence ATGCAAGATGAACAAGGTCAATCTATGAAACAATTTTGCGTGGCCGGGAGTCATGCTGAACGAATTGCAGATGTTGTCAAATGGATCGAACGTGATTTCAACGAACCGCTACAAATTTCTAAGCTTTCCGCTGCTGTAAATATGAGCCCTTCGTCACTTCATCATCACTTTAAAGAAATAACGGCCATGAGTCCTCTCCAATTTCAAAAACAAGTGAGATTACAAGAAGCCCGTCGTCTCCTGCTCTCAGGGGATACTGAAGCGGCGGATGCTGGATTTGGGTTGTGA
- a CDS encoding nucleotidyltransferase domain-containing protein codes for MNETILAKLKEIEILHQIKVLFAVESGSRAWGFPSKDSDYDVRFVYIKQPAWYLSIDEKRDVIEEPVNNLLDINGWDIRKALKLFRKSNPPLLEWLESSIIYYEGYGFRDEMKSLKEEVFSPKASLHHYLSMAKGNFREYLQGDLVKIKKYFYVLRPIMACLWIEKYNANPPILFQELVDDILQGRTELKQEIDALLARKMSGDEMDLEPRIQVIHDFIDTEIERMTGYANLIKVEQEDPTEILNHLFRKYLNIWD; via the coding sequence ATGAATGAAACGATTCTAGCTAAACTCAAAGAGATCGAAATATTACACCAGATTAAAGTGTTGTTTGCGGTAGAATCGGGGAGCAGAGCCTGGGGCTTTCCTTCCAAAGATAGTGATTACGATGTTCGATTCGTTTACATAAAACAACCGGCTTGGTACCTGTCTATTGATGAGAAACGAGATGTCATTGAGGAACCAGTCAACAATCTTTTGGATATAAACGGGTGGGATATCAGGAAAGCGCTAAAGCTGTTTAGAAAGTCGAATCCGCCTCTCCTCGAGTGGCTTGAATCTAGCATTATCTATTACGAGGGTTATGGATTCAGGGATGAGATGAAGAGTCTCAAAGAAGAAGTTTTCTCACCAAAGGCATCCTTGCACCATTACTTAAGTATGGCAAAAGGAAATTTTCGAGAGTATCTGCAAGGTGATTTAGTTAAAATTAAGAAATATTTTTATGTCCTCAGACCGATTATGGCTTGTTTGTGGATCGAAAAATATAACGCAAATCCCCCAATCTTGTTTCAGGAACTGGTGGATGACATTCTTCAAGGTAGGACCGAACTGAAGCAAGAAATAGATGCTCTGCTTGCTAGAAAGATGTCTGGCGATGAAATGGATTTGGAACCTCGCATTCAAGTAATTCATGATTTTATAGATACAGAGATTGAAAGAATGACTGGGTATGCTAACCTCATTAAGGTTGAACAAGAGGATCCAACTGAGATTCTAAATCACTTGTTTCGAAAGTATTTAAACATTTGGGATTAA
- a CDS encoding class I SAM-dependent methyltransferase has product MFNPKTHPEWVRPHSIEWYAQLGSLTGQYSYPWKSTITTPNGEVIFANEVALMVPGMKVLDIGCGHGEFALQWTPVAKHLVGIDITEDFIHQGNQAGRSNATFLTVNTKGRLPFDNEEFDCAYNRRGPTSAYLDAKRIIKKGGKLIGLHPGDRSTSGLSELFPELYEPSPIGKPILDNLTERLKEGGLTQAEIETVRSMEYLHEPIDIVKMSVYGQKPLIYEMVLQESMSEITQIFEKNATERGLPITFERYIVRVTI; this is encoded by the coding sequence ATGTTCAATCCCAAGACTCATCCTGAATGGGTACGCCCTCATTCCATCGAATGGTACGCCCAGCTAGGTAGTTTAACAGGACAGTATTCGTATCCCTGGAAGTCGACGATTACAACGCCCAACGGAGAAGTGATTTTTGCTAATGAGGTGGCATTGATGGTTCCAGGCATGAAGGTATTGGACATCGGTTGTGGACACGGGGAGTTCGCCTTGCAATGGACACCAGTGGCAAAGCATCTAGTAGGTATTGACATAACAGAAGACTTTATACATCAGGGGAATCAAGCAGGTCGATCCAATGCCACGTTCTTGACGGTAAATACGAAAGGCAGGCTGCCTTTTGATAATGAGGAATTTGACTGTGCGTATAATCGTAGAGGTCCAACATCGGCTTACCTTGACGCAAAAAGAATCATTAAAAAAGGCGGCAAACTCATTGGTCTTCACCCCGGTGATCGCAGTACTTCGGGTTTGTCGGAGTTATTCCCAGAACTTTATGAACCGTCCCCAATAGGTAAACCTATACTTGATAACTTGACTGAAAGGTTAAAGGAAGGTGGATTAACTCAGGCCGAGATTGAAACCGTCAGAAGTATGGAATACCTGCATGAACCTATCGATATTGTGAAAATGAGTGTTTATGGTCAAAAGCCTTTGATATATGAAATGGTATTGCAAGAGTCTATGTCAGAAATCACGCAGATCTTTGAGAAAAACGCAACGGAGAGGGGCTTACCCATAACCTTCGAGAGATATATCGTTCGTGTAACCATCTGA
- a CDS encoding ketoacyl-ACP synthase III, whose translation MSSSKARITAIGSYVPERRLTNQDLEKMVDTNDEWIVQRTGIKERRIAGEEEFTSDISYKAVLNLMERYGKSVEDVDLIIVCTITPDFKTPSVASYLQTKLDIKNTGAIDLNAACAGFTYGLHIANGMITSGLNKKILVVGAETLSKITDYTDRTTCILFGDGAGAALVEYDEHQPSFISSHLGSEGEGGHHLYCTILSNRMHNEDLTDSGYIVQNGREVYKWVVKTIPKGMQSVMNNASINLDEVDWFVPHSANLRMLESICEKSNFPIERTLYSLVNYGNTSSATIPLSLDIGVTTGRIKNGDKVLMYGFGGGLAHAGLLIHWNV comes from the coding sequence ATGTCAAGTTCCAAAGCAAGGATTACTGCAATAGGTTCATATGTTCCAGAGCGAAGATTAACAAATCAAGATTTAGAAAAAATGGTGGATACGAATGATGAGTGGATTGTTCAGCGAACAGGTATTAAAGAGCGGAGAATAGCCGGTGAAGAAGAGTTTACGAGCGATATTAGCTATAAAGCTGTATTAAACTTAATGGAACGATACGGTAAATCTGTTGAGGATGTAGATTTAATCATTGTGTGTACAATAACTCCTGATTTCAAAACTCCTAGTGTAGCTTCATATCTTCAAACTAAGTTGGACATTAAGAATACTGGAGCCATTGACTTAAATGCTGCTTGTGCAGGTTTTACATATGGCTTACACATAGCAAATGGTATGATAACATCTGGTTTAAACAAAAAAATTCTTGTTGTTGGTGCTGAAACTTTATCCAAAATAACGGACTATACGGATCGAACTACTTGTATACTTTTCGGTGATGGCGCAGGAGCCGCTCTTGTAGAATATGATGAACACCAACCAAGTTTTATCTCATCACATTTGGGATCAGAAGGAGAGGGTGGACATCATTTATACTGCACAATTCTATCAAACCGAATGCACAATGAAGATTTAACCGATAGCGGCTATATTGTACAAAATGGTAGAGAGGTCTATAAATGGGTTGTTAAAACGATACCGAAAGGAATGCAATCCGTTATGAATAACGCTTCGATTAACTTGGATGAAGTGGATTGGTTTGTTCCTCACAGTGCAAACTTAAGAATGCTGGAGTCTATTTGTGAAAAAAGCAATTTCCCTATAGAACGAACATTATACAGTTTAGTCAACTACGGAAACACATCCTCAGCAACGATTCCATTGTCCTTAGATATAGGAGTTACAACTGGGAGAATTAAGAATGGTGATAAAGTATTAATGTATGGTTTTGGAGGCGGCTTGGCTCACGCAGGACTGTTAATTCATTGGAATGTGTAA
- a CDS encoding DUF1801 domain-containing protein, producing the protein MYETKTKETEHSVIEFIEGVESPKKREDAYRLLDIFTETTGYEAKMWGPSIIGFGSYHYKYASGHEGDAPLVGFSPRKAKISLYIATGDNTQDALLTDFGKHTLAKGCIYINKVADIDTEVLKKLIVQCAKFVRETYPEA; encoded by the coding sequence ATGTATGAAACCAAGACGAAAGAAACCGAACATAGTGTAATTGAGTTCATTGAGGGGGTGGAGTCCCCGAAGAAGAGGGAGGATGCGTATCGGCTACTGGATATCTTCACGGAGACGACGGGCTATGAAGCGAAGATGTGGGGACCGAGTATTATCGGTTTCGGTTCCTATCACTATAAGTACGCCTCAGGGCATGAAGGCGATGCGCCGCTCGTTGGGTTCTCGCCTCGCAAAGCGAAGATCAGCTTGTATATCGCCACCGGGGACAACACGCAGGACGCGCTGTTGACGGACTTCGGCAAGCATACGCTAGCCAAAGGCTGCATCTATATCAACAAAGTAGCGGATATTGATACCGAAGTGTTGAAGAAACTCATTGTTCAATGCGCGAAGTTCGTGAGAGAGACTTATCCGGAGGCTTGA
- a CDS encoding SF0329 family protein, with translation MAWSKIKQQLESFLSPALNGRVEYSATGYRYLPDKPGICYIMVDKKNVLNMNDIHNSMKWYQTDLEIKNDPAIQLPINNEEIEEVRKDTKGLVPEHRLEVIARSRKITEHAKELLSAQSSLSKSNFIVVANTFLSSPIEESIESKDIVLNILALVDKRVGKKRILNMSEKMKAKHPIVQYFYELRS, from the coding sequence ATGGCTTGGAGTAAAATAAAGCAACAACTGGAGAGTTTCCTCTCTCCTGCGTTAAATGGAAGGGTCGAATACAGCGCAACCGGATACCGTTATTTACCCGACAAGCCAGGAATTTGTTATATTATGGTCGACAAAAAGAATGTACTCAATATGAATGATATACATAACTCAATGAAATGGTACCAGACGGATTTAGAGATTAAGAATGATCCAGCTATCCAACTACCGATTAACAACGAAGAAATTGAAGAGGTTCGCAAAGATACCAAGGGGCTCGTGCCGGAGCATCGTCTAGAAGTTATTGCACGCAGCAGAAAAATAACTGAACATGCAAAAGAGCTTTTGTCAGCACAGTCATCCTTAAGCAAATCGAATTTTATCGTTGTCGCTAATACGTTTTTATCCAGCCCAATCGAGGAAAGCATTGAAAGTAAAGACATCGTACTCAACATTCTGGCTTTGGTGGACAAGCGAGTTGGAAAAAAACGGATTCTAAACATGTCCGAGAAGATGAAGGCAAAGCATCCGATTGTGCAGTATTTTTATGAATTAAGATCTTGA
- a CDS encoding GyrI-like domain-containing protein has translation MSPKIDYKKDYKQLYVPKTVPEIVDVPRMSFFMVSGSGDPNGEEFGRVIEALYSVSYAVRMSYKSDHVPKGYYEYTVFPLEGEWDLLDYTKPATDKSNLKYTIMIRQPDFVTEENYERYVEHSKRKKSNPLLERIRFGHVENGLSCQMMHRGSFDEEPASFERMEGFCTEQGYTRSSKIHREIYLSDPRKTEPAKLKTVLRFPVEVTRS, from the coding sequence TTGAGCCCCAAAATAGACTACAAAAAAGATTATAAGCAACTCTATGTACCAAAAACGGTACCTGAAATCGTAGACGTCCCGCGGATGTCATTCTTCATGGTCAGCGGTTCGGGGGACCCTAACGGCGAGGAGTTCGGCAGGGTGATCGAAGCTTTGTACAGTGTGAGTTATGCTGTGAGAATGTCATACAAAAGTGATCATGTGCCGAAAGGATACTATGAATACACGGTGTTTCCGCTTGAAGGCGAATGGGATTTGCTTGATTACACTAAGCCCGCGACGGACAAAAGCAATCTGAAGTATACGATTATGATCCGCCAGCCCGATTTTGTAACGGAAGAGAATTATGAACGATATGTGGAACATTCCAAAAGGAAAAAGTCTAATCCGTTGCTTGAGAGGATCCGGTTTGGGCATGTGGAAAATGGACTGAGTTGTCAGATGATGCATCGAGGAAGTTTTGACGAGGAGCCGGCGAGTTTTGAACGGATGGAAGGGTTTTGTACGGAACAGGGGTATACTCGGTCAAGCAAAATTCATCGTGAAATCTACCTGTCCGACCCCCGAAAGACGGAACCAGCGAAGTTGAAAACGGTGTTAAGATTTCCTGTAGAGGTGACGAGAAGCTAA
- a CDS encoding tyrosine-protein phosphatase, producing the protein MTTIVLSLSLMVGALTPVAASAAPAPVQGHFSAASVERSNHGKMVIHWKTSSNLGPAKIYWSTSPDNIESDGKLLAHTYTSFGGYVTADPKPGFRVYFKIKAGNGATVTTAERKVNLQGAFNFRDLGGYRTTDGKTVKWGKLYRAEELGHLTPKDLAYVERMGLKTNVDYRNDSEVKAMPDPVLKGVKYVRTDQGNTGSGADLNSIMASGMLKDEQTAVGLLVMGNKSMIEKPEPYVTLMELLNEKNNMALVQHCTAGKDRTGVGSAVILLALGVDEKTVMEDYLLSNVYRAEANKMMIEGVKQKVKDENMVKAITALMGVQKEFLGAAIQEMKTKYGSIDVFLEQGLGITKQERAQLKAMYLE; encoded by the coding sequence ATGACAACTATTGTTTTATCTTTATCGCTTATGGTGGGCGCGCTGACACCGGTCGCAGCATCCGCAGCACCTGCCCCAGTACAAGGTCATTTCTCTGCAGCAAGTGTGGAACGTTCCAATCACGGTAAGATGGTCATCCACTGGAAAACAAGTAGCAACCTGGGGCCGGCCAAAATTTACTGGAGCACTTCTCCCGACAACATTGAATCCGATGGAAAACTGTTGGCGCACACCTATACAAGCTTCGGCGGTTATGTAACGGCAGATCCGAAACCGGGCTTCCGCGTGTATTTCAAAATTAAAGCCGGCAACGGTGCCACCGTAACGACGGCTGAGCGCAAAGTGAACCTGCAAGGCGCATTCAACTTCCGTGACTTGGGCGGATATCGCACGACAGACGGAAAAACCGTGAAGTGGGGCAAGTTGTATCGTGCGGAGGAGCTCGGACATCTTACACCTAAAGATTTGGCATATGTCGAGCGTATGGGCCTGAAGACCAATGTAGATTACCGTAATGACTCTGAAGTCAAAGCGATGCCGGATCCGGTCCTTAAAGGCGTTAAATATGTTCGCACAGATCAAGGGAATACAGGTTCAGGAGCCGATCTGAACAGCATTATGGCTTCAGGCATGTTGAAAGATGAACAAACGGCGGTAGGACTTCTTGTGATGGGCAACAAAAGCATGATTGAGAAACCGGAACCTTATGTAACGTTAATGGAACTGCTGAACGAGAAGAACAATATGGCACTTGTGCAACATTGTACCGCGGGTAAAGACCGTACGGGTGTAGGTTCGGCCGTGATTTTGTTGGCGCTTGGCGTAGATGAGAAGACGGTCATGGAAGATTATTTATTAAGCAACGTGTACCGTGCGGAAGCGAACAAGATGATGATTGAAGGCGTTAAGCAAAAAGTGAAAGACGAGAACATGGTCAAAGCGATTACCGCATTAATGGGTGTGCAAAAAGAATTCCTGGGCGCCGCCATCCAAGAAATGAAAACGAAATACGGATCCATCGACGTATTCCTTGAGCAGGGTCTGGGCATTACCAAACAGGAACGCGCTCAACTAAAAGCAATGTACCTTGAGTAG
- a CDS encoding PQ-loop domain-containing transporter translates to MIFAMFQLIGGVILSFGWIPQILQIIRTKSVKDLNKKTFWLLFIGIGLMEVYAVSLAMEGVGYAFLITNSMSLVLIMFILFLIFLYRNRD, encoded by the coding sequence ATGATATTTGCCATGTTTCAGCTAATCGGCGGGGTTATCCTTTCTTTCGGCTGGATACCTCAAATCCTTCAAATCATCAGAACCAAATCAGTTAAGGATTTAAACAAGAAAACCTTTTGGCTGTTGTTTATAGGTATTGGATTGATGGAAGTGTATGCCGTTAGCTTGGCGATGGAGGGTGTGGGGTATGCTTTTTTGATAACTAACAGCATGTCCTTAGTTTTGATTATGTTTATTCTTTTTTTAATTTTTTTGTACAGGAATAGGGATTAG